Proteins from a genomic interval of Oceanispirochaeta crateris:
- the rpsP gene encoding 30S ribosomal protein S16, translating into MVVKIRLKRMGAKKRPYYRIVVMDSRSPRDGRTIEEVGYYHPVEAADKQVKFKEERVREWLDKGAQPTMTVRKLLNKNNFFIK; encoded by the coding sequence ATAGTGGTTAAGATACGACTGAAAAGAATGGGAGCGAAGAAGCGCCCTTATTACAGAATAGTTGTTATGGACTCAAGATCACCCAGAGACGGTAGAACCATTGAAGAAGTGGGTTACTATCATCCGGTTGAAGCAGCAGATAAGCAAGTTAAATTCAAAGAAGAAAGAGTCCGCGAATGGTTAGATAAAGGGGCTCAGCCCACTATGACCGTACGGAAACTTCTGAACAAGAATAACTTTTTTATCAAATAA
- a CDS encoding FHA domain-containing protein, producing MNSSGRYVVALCMGLSAALLGWSVLELILSLQNYFPGYTLLLLATGGLTGAVMTAVMASIEGILHKNTVKIHKEWSLGFLWGLAGGMIGALGGQYLFTLILPSTLMPESYIYPYYGARIVSWAFLGAFIGTAEGIRSRSNQKLTAGLISGILAGLVGGSIVETAMLFFPQDSWLKLPGFMIMGIGTAVLTIFIEEKTSPGVFRVLNGVSKGRKYLLNQRKVTLGSKHSCDISLQGDEKIPDLAVILKRKGKEMTLESKEGFSVSVNDEMTHKTTLKYEDVVKIGNLKFLYEVNS from the coding sequence CACTCTGCATGGGATTGTCCGCGGCGCTTTTGGGCTGGTCTGTCCTGGAACTAATACTCTCTTTACAAAATTATTTTCCGGGATATACATTACTCCTTCTGGCAACAGGTGGACTCACGGGAGCCGTGATGACCGCCGTAATGGCTTCCATTGAAGGAATCCTTCATAAAAATACAGTAAAAATTCATAAGGAATGGTCCCTTGGTTTCTTGTGGGGCCTGGCTGGAGGAATGATTGGAGCTTTAGGTGGCCAGTACCTATTTACCCTGATTCTTCCTAGCACTCTCATGCCGGAGTCCTATATTTACCCCTATTATGGGGCAAGGATTGTGAGTTGGGCATTTTTGGGAGCCTTTATCGGGACCGCCGAAGGAATAAGATCCAGGTCAAATCAAAAACTCACTGCCGGACTGATAAGCGGTATCCTTGCTGGTCTAGTAGGGGGGTCAATCGTGGAAACAGCCATGCTTTTTTTCCCCCAAGATAGTTGGCTTAAACTCCCAGGATTTATGATCATGGGAATCGGTACGGCGGTTCTAACAATCTTCATTGAAGAAAAAACATCTCCCGGCGTATTCAGAGTGCTCAACGGTGTCTCTAAAGGTCGTAAATATTTGTTAAACCAGCGAAAGGTAACCCTAGGGAGCAAACATTCTTGCGATATCTCTCTTCAGGGAGACGAAAAAATTCCTGATTTAGCCGTGATACTCAAAAGAAAAGGCAAAGAAATGACCCTGGAAAGCAAAGAAGGATTTTCTGTTTCGGTTAACGATGAAATGACCCATAAAACCACGTTAAAGTATGAGGATGTTGTTAAAATAGGAAACTTGAAATTTCTGTATGAGGTAAATTCATGA
- the ffh gene encoding signal recognition particle protein, whose amino-acid sequence MLEKLTEKFSDLSRQLSGQSKISDKNIEDAVNEIKMALLDADVNIRVVRRFVNHTIEEARGEKVLKAINPGQMFIKLVHDRMVTLLGDSKQDLILKGPDTVSSILFLGLNGAGKTTTAAKLAARLKSEGRRPLLVACDLARPAAVQQLKVLGEQTDVEVYSEESQNPVKVAKNALKHAKKFQFNTVIFDTAGRLQIDADLMKQIKEIKDAVKPDETILVADAMTGQSAVDIAKTFDEELDLSGVILSKFDSDTRGGAALSLKSITGKAIKFIGVGEKIENLEPFYPERIASRILGMGDIVSLVEKAQETASEEEALQLQKKMASATFSLEDYLEQFQRMRKMGSVQSLVGMLPGLAGKVSEEDIDENALKREEAIILSMTRKERQNHRIIGPPRKKRIALGSGSTVADVNKLLKNFEKMRLMMKKISKNKKYQAQLMQQFGGMS is encoded by the coding sequence ATGCTTGAAAAATTAACAGAGAAATTTTCAGATCTTTCCAGACAGTTGTCGGGACAGTCCAAAATTTCAGATAAAAATATTGAAGATGCAGTCAATGAAATAAAAATGGCACTCCTTGATGCGGATGTTAACATTCGTGTAGTGCGCCGTTTTGTAAATCATACGATTGAAGAAGCCAGGGGAGAAAAGGTTCTAAAAGCCATCAATCCCGGGCAGATGTTTATCAAGTTAGTACATGATCGTATGGTGACCCTCCTGGGAGATAGCAAACAGGATTTAATCTTAAAGGGTCCAGACACCGTTTCTTCAATACTCTTTCTTGGGCTCAACGGAGCTGGTAAGACAACGACTGCCGCAAAATTGGCAGCCCGCCTTAAATCCGAAGGGAGACGTCCTCTACTGGTTGCCTGTGACCTTGCACGGCCCGCAGCTGTTCAGCAGCTCAAGGTCCTAGGAGAGCAAACTGATGTTGAAGTTTATTCCGAAGAGTCTCAGAATCCTGTAAAAGTCGCTAAAAACGCGCTGAAACACGCTAAAAAGTTTCAATTTAATACGGTAATATTTGATACTGCAGGTCGACTTCAGATCGATGCTGATCTAATGAAACAGATCAAAGAGATCAAAGATGCCGTAAAACCTGATGAAACAATCCTTGTTGCCGATGCTATGACCGGTCAGAGTGCCGTTGACATAGCAAAGACATTTGATGAAGAATTGGATTTGTCAGGTGTTATACTCAGTAAATTTGACTCCGATACACGCGGCGGTGCTGCTCTTTCCCTCAAGAGCATCACAGGTAAAGCAATTAAGTTTATCGGAGTCGGTGAAAAAATAGAAAATCTTGAACCTTTTTATCCTGAGAGAATTGCCTCCCGAATACTGGGAATGGGCGATATCGTCTCTTTGGTAGAAAAGGCACAAGAAACAGCCTCAGAAGAAGAAGCTCTCCAGCTTCAGAAGAAAATGGCTTCTGCCACATTCTCTCTGGAAGATTATCTGGAACAGTTTCAACGGATGCGGAAAATGGGCAGTGTTCAATCACTTGTCGGCATGCTTCCCGGATTGGCAGGGAAAGTATCCGAAGAGGATATTGACGAAAATGCTTTAAAACGCGAAGAGGCAATCATTCTCTCAATGACTCGGAAAGAAAGACAGAATCATCGGATTATTGGTCCACCCCGGAAAAAGCGTATTGCTTTGGGTAGCGGATCCACTGTAGCCGATGTAAACAAGCTTCTGAAGAATTTTGAGAAAATGCGGTTGATGATGAAGAAAATCAGCAAAAATAAAAAGTACCAAGCCCAGCTGATGCAGCAGTTTGGTGGCATGTCTTAA
- a CDS encoding HD-GYP domain-containing protein has product MNNYKVSDLKPGLSCNKPVYIDEETLFIPAGVPIREKDLSRLDKWGVSEVQSEGMFSESENEDLLNSRQLWGIPSDKELSTFYNKTLDDLDNLFNRINLMEDINVAELDRISDKLIDTVENKKMQTIRMVLTHNSSTKAMAKSALNTAILTLTIGFAMNRPRPKLLQLVNGALLHDIGMMRIPEEIKVKKSGLSSTEMNKLKSHTVFSYQIISKELGYGDTIAQIALEHHERWDGDGYPQGKKKDDILMEARIVSIADAFEAMVSERPYRNSMIGYEAMKHIISDNSRKFDPEILRYFIHSMGIYPLGSIVMLNDSTVARVIKGNPEAPLRPEVITLIDSTGKEYPGDMGPVLNLLEIKNLFIVKAVDLNSLLLRNDTA; this is encoded by the coding sequence ATGAATAATTATAAAGTCAGCGACTTAAAACCCGGTCTTTCTTGTAATAAACCGGTATACATAGATGAAGAGACTCTTTTCATCCCCGCTGGGGTTCCTATCAGAGAGAAAGACCTCTCTCGTCTTGATAAATGGGGAGTCTCCGAGGTTCAATCTGAAGGCATGTTTTCTGAATCTGAAAACGAAGACTTATTGAACAGCAGACAACTTTGGGGAATCCCCTCAGATAAGGAACTCTCTACGTTCTATAATAAAACTCTCGATGATTTGGATAATTTATTTAATCGTATCAATCTGATGGAAGATATCAATGTAGCAGAACTGGATAGGATCTCTGACAAGTTGATAGATACTGTTGAAAATAAAAAAATGCAGACGATTAGAATGGTTCTAACTCACAACAGCAGCACAAAAGCCATGGCTAAAAGTGCTCTTAATACGGCAATTTTAACCTTAACTATTGGTTTTGCCATGAATAGACCTAGACCAAAATTGCTGCAACTTGTCAACGGCGCTCTCCTTCATGATATTGGAATGATGCGCATACCCGAAGAAATAAAAGTCAAAAAATCCGGCTTAAGCAGTACAGAAATGAACAAACTGAAGAGCCATACAGTTTTTTCCTACCAGATTATCTCGAAGGAACTGGGTTATGGAGATACGATTGCACAAATAGCTCTTGAGCATCACGAACGCTGGGATGGTGATGGTTATCCCCAGGGTAAAAAGAAAGACGATATCCTTATGGAAGCTCGCATTGTTTCCATTGCAGACGCTTTTGAAGCCATGGTGAGTGAAAGGCCCTACCGGAATTCGATGATTGGCTATGAAGCCATGAAGCATATCATCAGTGATAACTCTAGAAAATTTGACCCCGAGATTCTCAGATATTTTATTCACAGTATGGGAATCTATCCTCTGGGGAGCATTGTCATGTTAAATGATTCTACAGTAGCCAGAGTCATAAAAGGAAACCCTGAAGCCCCTCTGCGTCCAGAAGTGATAACACTGATAGACAGTACGGGTAAAGAGTATCCCGGTGATATGGGTCCTGTACTGAATCTACTGGAAATCAAAAACCTTTTTATTGTTAAAGCAGTAGATCTAAATTCTCTGTTATTAAGGAATGATACAGCATAA
- a CDS encoding chromosome segregation SMC family protein, with product MFLKRIEIMGFKSFADRTHIDFTDGITALLGPNGCGKSNIVDAMKWVLGEQSTKNMRAEKMEDVIFNGTDERKALNVAEVTLIISNEENLLDLDLSEISIKRRLYRNGDSEYFVNNTLVKLKELRELFYDTGIGKSAYSIMEQGKIDQVLSNKPEERRYLFEEAAGITRFKMKGSEAERKLNKTNENMVQVENILSEVKKNYETLKKQSDKTLIYRQLREEISSIDIDLQLLKYNQLVSQLQSKEKILNKELENKGKIVEEINSLNGNLASNLDEVNSMENELIEDQKRLYGLDLEKENLSDRIKFLGEQLGELENQKQTLKQKELDFLDKKEGFKKEEVNRKNSLQEFKDQLKDIENNILNFQKNIKSAEIGIDENSRIIKETESRIVQGEKDRETLQHKLRDLTDNIVHQLDQGLKNSGFSIKKKKELEEKVISQLKAVQIQLEGKIRLFDDSSRVGHGKDDSEIWDSGVLILREFQKNLSVLEESIHNLADSLPDFLEEFLAPSGIISKKRDIDDNIEKLALSLKNDRDSVKTKTDESMKLNIRIQEYRNTLEELRVNKARMATQITAIEDNIQVLSREIMELEEQIRNNLEEINHVEARKMETQKKIDESGILLKNHDVSKKDLLLKLKKLEKSIQNRTKDVSGKEGELKKKNADLQKLILNLEKVNLEIEHINTDLQELKQNFRENNSADIMSFIERIPFLNTNRQDLKSDYSAAREKLRALGQVNLMAPEEFSEVKERYDFLNKQLEDLRTAKEHLIQVTNEIRKESAHLFQKTYQEIKKNFNETFRRMFGGGRAELKLVDPENILESGIEIYAQPPGKKLENIALLSGGERSLTGVALLFATYKVKPSPFCILDEIDAALDEANIQRFINVLMDFGERSQFIVITHNKKTVTGAKTLLGITMQESGVSKLIAMKIGEANETR from the coding sequence GTGTTTCTTAAACGCATAGAAATAATGGGTTTTAAGTCCTTTGCAGACAGAACTCATATTGACTTTACAGATGGAATTACAGCGCTGCTAGGTCCCAATGGATGCGGAAAAAGCAATATAGTAGATGCCATGAAGTGGGTTCTGGGTGAACAGTCCACTAAAAACATGAGAGCCGAAAAGATGGAAGATGTCATCTTCAATGGTACGGATGAACGCAAAGCACTGAATGTTGCAGAAGTCACCCTTATAATTTCCAATGAAGAAAACCTCCTAGACCTTGATCTTTCCGAGATATCTATTAAACGACGCCTCTATAGAAATGGTGATAGTGAATACTTTGTAAATAATACTCTGGTCAAGCTCAAAGAATTGAGAGAGCTCTTTTATGACACAGGAATAGGTAAATCTGCTTACTCAATTATGGAACAGGGAAAAATAGATCAAGTCCTTTCAAATAAGCCTGAAGAAAGGCGCTACCTGTTTGAAGAAGCGGCGGGTATCACACGTTTCAAAATGAAAGGCAGTGAAGCTGAAAGAAAACTCAACAAGACCAATGAAAACATGGTTCAAGTTGAAAATATCCTGAGTGAAGTCAAAAAGAATTATGAAACGCTAAAAAAACAATCTGATAAAACACTCATTTATAGACAATTACGAGAAGAAATATCATCAATCGACATTGATCTTCAACTCCTCAAATACAACCAACTAGTGAGCCAGCTGCAATCAAAAGAGAAAATACTAAATAAAGAACTTGAGAATAAAGGTAAAATAGTAGAAGAGATCAATAGCCTGAATGGAAACCTCGCCAGTAATCTGGATGAAGTGAATTCAATGGAAAATGAACTCATTGAAGACCAAAAACGGCTTTATGGCCTCGATCTTGAAAAAGAGAATCTTTCAGATAGGATTAAATTTCTGGGAGAACAGTTGGGAGAACTGGAAAATCAAAAACAAACTCTCAAACAAAAAGAACTTGATTTCCTAGATAAAAAAGAAGGCTTTAAGAAAGAAGAGGTCAACCGGAAAAATTCCTTACAGGAATTCAAGGATCAGTTGAAAGATATAGAAAATAATATTCTAAACTTTCAAAAGAACATCAAGTCTGCAGAAATTGGGATCGACGAGAATTCCCGTATAATAAAAGAAACCGAATCTCGGATTGTTCAGGGTGAGAAAGACAGAGAAACCCTACAGCATAAACTCAGAGACTTAACGGATAACATCGTCCATCAACTTGATCAGGGTCTCAAGAATTCAGGATTTTCCATAAAAAAGAAGAAAGAGCTAGAAGAAAAGGTCATATCTCAACTCAAGGCTGTACAGATACAACTGGAGGGTAAAATTAGACTTTTTGATGATTCTTCAAGAGTCGGACACGGTAAAGATGATTCTGAAATATGGGATTCAGGGGTTCTAATCTTGAGGGAATTCCAAAAAAACCTGTCTGTCCTTGAAGAGTCCATTCACAATCTTGCAGATTCTCTCCCAGATTTTCTGGAAGAGTTTCTTGCTCCCAGTGGCATTATCAGTAAAAAAAGAGATATTGACGATAACATAGAAAAACTGGCTTTGAGTCTTAAAAACGATAGAGATAGTGTTAAGACCAAAACCGATGAATCGATGAAATTGAACATAAGGATTCAGGAATACAGAAATACCCTTGAGGAATTGAGAGTCAATAAAGCCAGGATGGCCACCCAAATAACGGCCATAGAGGACAATATACAAGTCTTATCCAGAGAAATCATGGAATTGGAAGAACAGATTCGAAATAATCTGGAAGAAATAAATCATGTAGAAGCCCGGAAAATGGAAACCCAGAAAAAAATTGACGAATCGGGCATCCTCTTGAAAAACCATGATGTATCCAAGAAAGATCTTCTATTGAAACTCAAAAAGCTTGAAAAATCCATCCAAAACAGAACAAAGGATGTGAGCGGGAAAGAGGGTGAATTAAAGAAGAAAAATGCAGATCTTCAAAAATTGATCTTGAATCTGGAAAAGGTTAACCTTGAAATTGAACATATTAATACAGATCTACAGGAATTGAAACAAAACTTCCGAGAGAATAATTCTGCTGATATCATGAGTTTTATAGAGAGGATACCTTTTCTGAATACAAATCGTCAGGATCTAAAAAGTGATTATTCAGCGGCAAGGGAAAAACTGAGGGCATTGGGACAGGTCAACCTGATGGCTCCGGAAGAATTCTCCGAAGTCAAAGAGCGTTATGATTTCCTCAATAAACAATTGGAAGACCTGCGAACAGCAAAGGAACATTTAATTCAGGTTACCAATGAAATACGAAAGGAGTCGGCTCATCTTTTCCAGAAAACCTATCAGGAAATTAAAAAGAATTTTAATGAAACATTTCGAAGAATGTTCGGAGGTGGACGGGCAGAGTTGAAACTCGTAGATCCAGAGAATATTCTTGAGTCCGGTATAGAAATTTACGCACAGCCTCCCGGAAAAAAACTTGAGAACATCGCTCTTCTATCCGGTGGAGAACGATCGCTCACAGGAGTGGCTCTGCTCTTTGCAACATATAAGGTAAAACCCTCACCATTTTGTATCCTCGATGAGATCGATGCGGCCCTCGATGAAGCTAATATTCAGAGGTTCATCAATGTTCTCATGGATTTTGGGGAGAGATCACAATTTATTGTGATTACCCACAACAAAAAGACCGTAACGGGAGCCAAAACTCTATTGGGTATAACCATGCAGGAATCTGGAGTCTCTAAGCTTATTGCTATGAAAATAGGAGAAGCCAATGAAACTCGCTAA
- a CDS encoding vWA domain-containing protein, with translation MKNNYKRLYSILMIFWVLSPLYSQENVAITGVDTSKMLKNGLIHLYVSFADTITEEDLPGKEDFILNEFDFDSDEWKEEEIKDVQYNGFKQEEISFILLIDNSGSMYDTLAGIPTEENDSQRIFFVLKALQDLFSSTREFKDSLALYTFNTNIEKISSFTSDRNQLLNSLSQITQPTAEESYTELYRAMQLASDELSKRPGRKVLILLSDGENYTYSENKKTPHPLWGNNLIQIEDVESSLQKRGITLYTIHYARSSDPSLVQVSTQSGGSSYPVASKDELLLAYREIHSKINREFRVSYKPKVSNFRERLVSVSASNKGTSPEFSFRWETFWGLTPVLPWWVYCVLTLLSLMIVFIIHKTPFEKIYTFPHLEVLSPYESEKTIIQISENKTMIAVGREQTVIMDEGEFKNKNDDETGITIIKGPDGKYQMEADHEIMVNNKTVISRELEPGDVIRSEGTLIIFDEPEEDKK, from the coding sequence ATGAAAAATAATTACAAACGTCTCTATTCTATTCTGATGATTTTTTGGGTCCTGTCACCTCTTTACTCACAGGAAAATGTTGCTATAACCGGTGTAGATACAAGCAAAATGCTCAAAAACGGCCTCATACATCTGTACGTATCATTTGCTGATACCATCACAGAAGAAGACCTTCCCGGGAAAGAAGATTTTATTTTAAACGAATTTGATTTTGACAGTGATGAATGGAAAGAGGAAGAAATCAAAGATGTTCAATATAACGGATTTAAACAGGAAGAGATTTCATTCATCTTGTTAATTGATAATTCTGGCAGTATGTACGACACCCTCGCAGGAATACCTACAGAAGAAAATGATTCACAAAGGATATTCTTTGTTCTCAAAGCCCTGCAGGATTTATTCTCATCAACAAGAGAATTTAAGGACTCACTTGCCTTATATACATTTAACACCAATATTGAAAAAATCAGCAGTTTTACATCAGATAGAAATCAACTGCTAAATAGTTTGTCACAAATCACTCAGCCCACAGCCGAAGAATCTTACACCGAACTCTATAGAGCCATGCAGCTTGCCTCGGATGAATTGAGTAAAAGACCAGGAAGAAAAGTTCTTATACTTCTGAGTGATGGAGAAAACTATACATACTCTGAAAACAAAAAAACACCTCACCCTCTGTGGGGAAACAACCTCATCCAAATTGAAGATGTTGAAAGTTCTTTACAGAAAAGAGGGATCACCCTGTACACAATTCATTACGCCCGTTCTTCAGACCCGTCGCTGGTGCAAGTGTCCACCCAGAGCGGAGGGAGTTCCTATCCCGTAGCGTCTAAGGATGAACTACTCCTGGCTTATAGGGAAATACACAGTAAGATCAATAGAGAATTCAGAGTATCCTATAAACCGAAAGTATCTAATTTCAGGGAACGACTGGTCTCCGTCAGTGCGTCTAATAAAGGAACCAGTCCGGAATTCTCATTTAGGTGGGAAACATTCTGGGGATTAACCCCTGTTCTCCCCTGGTGGGTCTACTGTGTACTAACTCTTTTGTCTCTGATGATTGTTTTCATTATACACAAAACACCATTTGAGAAGATTTATACCTTTCCCCACCTAGAAGTTCTTTCTCCCTATGAATCCGAAAAAACCATTATTCAGATATCAGAAAACAAGACAATGATAGCGGTTGGCCGGGAACAGACGGTCATTATGGATGAGGGGGAATTTAAAAATAAAAATGATGATGAAACGGGGATTACAATCATAAAAGGACCAGATGGAAAGTACCAGATGGAAGCCGATCATGAAATAATGGTAAACAACAAGACGGTCATATCCAGAGAGCTGGAACCGGGAGATGTGATTCGAAGCGAAGGAACACTCATAATCTTTGATGAACCGGAAGAAGATAAAAAGTGA
- a CDS encoding DUF3276 family protein, which yields MGQRGEVFTLKRFVEEGGLTYFFNVKENRYGDLFLNLVESRKKENRFVRFSLIVYSEDFKKFADVMETAVTKLKASSRDWEYELKTGSGKRKYTFNIKSAKNGELYLILAESRVGTDENYENVSIRVFKKNLQTFLEGFDQAASHMTPA from the coding sequence ATGGGACAACGAGGAGAAGTCTTTACTTTAAAACGTTTTGTAGAAGAGGGCGGACTTACCTATTTTTTCAATGTCAAGGAGAACCGCTATGGTGACCTTTTTTTAAATTTAGTTGAAAGTCGAAAAAAGGAAAATCGATTCGTTCGTTTTTCACTCATTGTTTATTCTGAAGATTTCAAAAAGTTTGCAGATGTTATGGAAACAGCTGTAACAAAGCTGAAAGCTTCTTCCCGGGATTGGGAATATGAACTCAAAACTGGTTCTGGGAAAAGAAAATACACATTCAATATCAAATCTGCAAAGAATGGAGAGTTATACCTGATCCTAGCGGAAAGCCGTGTAGGTACAGATGAAAACTATGAAAATGTTTCCATTCGTGTCTTCAAAAAAAATCTGCAAACCTTCTTAGAAGGTTTTGATCAGGCCGCCAGTCATATGACTCCCGCATAA
- the rimM gene encoding ribosome maturation factor RimM (Essential for efficient processing of 16S rRNA) has product MLKEIAIGRIRKTHGVKGYLKVMSFSGEYDHFMDLEKITLKSKDQSKIFKIEEVTPFSGEILIKLEGIDTPEKGKLLSGWDIWVPREHAAHLEQGEFYHADLHGCQILLEGKVIGSVQSILESGSNDLLEIKTEKGMKLIPFNSVFIGGVDTENKTIELLEGWILD; this is encoded by the coding sequence ATGTTGAAGGAAATAGCCATTGGCCGTATCCGAAAAACACACGGAGTTAAAGGCTATCTGAAGGTAATGAGTTTTTCGGGTGAATATGACCATTTCATGGATTTGGAAAAGATCACCTTGAAAAGCAAAGATCAATCTAAGATTTTCAAGATTGAAGAAGTAACTCCCTTTAGTGGGGAAATACTAATCAAATTGGAAGGGATTGATACTCCTGAAAAGGGTAAACTGCTTTCCGGTTGGGACATATGGGTCCCCAGGGAACATGCGGCGCACTTAGAACAGGGTGAATTCTACCATGCCGACCTTCATGGTTGTCAGATTTTGCTTGAAGGAAAAGTGATTGGCTCAGTTCAATCCATTCTGGAATCTGGATCGAACGACCTGCTGGAGATCAAAACAGAAAAAGGGATGAAACTGATCCCTTTTAATTCTGTATTTATCGGTGGTGTGGATACAGAAAATAAGACAATAGAATTGCTTGAAGGGTGGATTTTGGATTGA
- a CDS encoding YraN family protein, producing the protein MIQHKKGVLGEQRATDYLSSSGYQIIKRNFRKSFGEVDIIAVKGNKIVFCEIKNWDYIGWEDLHFSINTSKIQRIKRVATLFLQQNPDYDGYHVGFDLILLSRRMKVLNHIEDFI; encoded by the coding sequence ATGATACAGCATAAAAAAGGTGTTCTTGGAGAGCAGAGAGCTACAGATTATCTCTCATCATCAGGATATCAAATTATAAAAAGAAACTTCAGGAAATCCTTCGGAGAAGTCGATATTATAGCTGTAAAGGGAAATAAAATTGTTTTTTGTGAAATTAAAAATTGGGATTATATCGGCTGGGAGGATTTACATTTCAGCATAAATACAAGTAAAATCCAGAGGATAAAGAGGGTTGCAACTCTTTTTCTTCAACAGAATCCGGATTATGATGGTTATCATGTCGGTTTCGATTTGATTCTTTTGTCAAGGAGGATGAAAGTTTTGAATCATATTGAGGATTTTATCTAG
- the rplS gene encoding 50S ribosomal protein L19, whose translation MDIIRAVEAEQLKDNAENFRVGDTVKVHFKIIEGKNERIQIYEGLVIAINNTGINRTVTVRKISYGVGVERIFPIHSPKIQLIEVTRRGKVRRAKLYYIRDRVGKAAKVKELIRKKTVTKA comes from the coding sequence ATGGATATTATTCGTGCTGTTGAAGCTGAACAGTTGAAGGATAACGCTGAAAACTTCAGAGTTGGTGACACCGTTAAGGTTCACTTTAAAATTATTGAAGGTAAAAACGAAAGAATTCAGATTTATGAAGGACTCGTTATTGCAATTAACAACACGGGGATCAACAGAACTGTTACTGTTCGTAAGATTTCCTACGGTGTAGGTGTGGAAAGAATTTTCCCCATTCATTCACCAAAGATTCAATTGATTGAAGTTACCAGACGCGGTAAAGTTAGACGCGCCAAACTCTATTATATCCGTGATAGAGTTGGTAAGGCTGCCAAAGTAAAAGAACTGATAAGAAAAAAAACAGTTACAAAGGCATAA
- the trmD gene encoding tRNA (guanosine(37)-N1)-methyltransferase TrmD — MKFTVLTLFPEILESFFNSSIMKKAVEKGLIEYNLVDIRDFALDKHRTCDDAPYGGGAGMVLKAEPLALALDSVKASVKRTVFPTPSGVRYTQKIAEELSEEKEIVLICGRYEGIDQRIIDLYVDDEVCIGDYVISSGEIASLVVIDSIYRLCDGVITQESLEEESFQDTLLEYPHYTRPEVFRDQKVPDILLSGHHARIVEWRHGKRLEKTKKNRPDLWDGHDLDRRMK; from the coding sequence TTGAAATTCACCGTTTTAACATTGTTTCCAGAAATTTTGGAATCATTCTTCAACAGTTCTATCATGAAAAAAGCAGTAGAGAAGGGTTTAATTGAGTACAACCTTGTGGATATCAGAGATTTTGCTCTGGATAAACACAGGACTTGTGATGATGCTCCCTATGGGGGTGGAGCAGGAATGGTGCTGAAGGCAGAACCTCTGGCATTAGCGCTGGACTCTGTAAAGGCCTCTGTAAAAAGAACAGTATTTCCAACTCCATCGGGAGTGAGATATACTCAGAAAATTGCTGAGGAATTGTCAGAAGAAAAAGAGATTGTTCTCATTTGCGGCAGATATGAAGGCATTGACCAAAGGATCATTGATCTGTATGTTGATGATGAAGTGTGTATTGGAGATTATGTAATATCCTCCGGTGAAATAGCATCATTAGTGGTCATAGACAGTATCTACCGGCTCTGCGACGGAGTCATTACACAGGAATCCCTGGAAGAAGAAAGCTTTCAGGATACACTGCTGGAATACCCGCATTATACTAGACCCGAGGTGTTTAGAGACCAAAAGGTACCTGACATCTTATTATCCGGACATCATGCCCGCATTGTAGAATGGAGGCATGGAAAACGTCTGGAAAAAACGAAAAAGAATCGTCCTGATTTATGGGACGGCCATGATTTAGACAGGAGGATGAAGTAA
- a CDS encoding KH domain-containing protein, with protein sequence MEKDLVEFIAKSLVDDPDSVIVNMIEGEKSTIIELKVADDDIGKVIGKHGRIAKAVRTILSASANKTGKRFVLEILD encoded by the coding sequence GTGGAAAAAGACTTAGTTGAATTTATAGCAAAATCTCTCGTAGATGATCCTGATAGTGTAATTGTCAACATGATTGAAGGTGAAAAGTCTACAATTATTGAACTCAAAGTTGCAGACGACGACATTGGAAAGGTCATTGGAAAACACGGACGAATTGCAAAAGCTGTTCGAACGATCCTCAGTGCTTCTGCCAATAAAACCGGTAAGAGGTTTGTGCTGGAAATTCTGGACTAA